The following proteins are encoded in a genomic region of Gimesia algae:
- a CDS encoding AAA family ATPase, with protein MNWQTLTTSTLEEILNWAATQPWCQAMSDCAQDAQWHAEGDVWTHTQLVCRQLPQLTEWADLSNREQSILIFTALLHDAAKPLTTQLDSETGRLRSPKHAVKGEFLARNVLRGLGCDLETREIICRLVRYHGRPAFLLEKPNPEQEVISLSWLVNHRLLYLFTLADTRGRTTDSTSRPEEHLRFWKMIAEEQHCFDQPYPFANDQARFLFYHTPEPNVHYVPHEEFSCRVTMLSGLPGSGKDTWLARHRTDLPVVSLDDVRDDLGVEPTDNQGEVAQLARERCRELLRNKADFAFNATNLTRQLRQRWLRLFSDYGARIELIYLEPPLETILKQNHQRAQPVPEQVIRRLAEKVEPPTLTEAHTVDYPQ; from the coding sequence ATGAACTGGCAGACACTGACAACATCGACTCTGGAAGAGATCCTGAACTGGGCCGCCACGCAGCCCTGGTGCCAGGCGATGTCGGACTGCGCGCAGGATGCCCAGTGGCACGCCGAAGGGGATGTCTGGACGCATACCCAACTCGTCTGCCGCCAGTTGCCCCAACTGACTGAGTGGGCTGACTTATCAAACCGGGAACAGTCCATTCTGATCTTCACGGCACTCCTGCACGATGCAGCTAAACCGCTGACCACGCAGCTCGATTCTGAAACCGGCCGCCTGCGTTCGCCCAAACATGCCGTGAAGGGAGAATTCCTGGCACGAAATGTTCTGCGCGGACTGGGCTGCGATCTGGAAACCCGCGAAATCATCTGCCGCCTGGTCCGCTATCATGGCCGTCCCGCCTTTCTGCTGGAAAAACCGAATCCGGAACAGGAAGTGATTTCCCTCTCCTGGCTGGTCAATCATCGCCTGCTCTACCTGTTCACCCTGGCCGACACGCGCGGACGGACGACCGACAGCACGTCGCGTCCCGAAGAACACCTGCGGTTCTGGAAAATGATCGCCGAGGAACAGCACTGCTTCGACCAGCCCTACCCGTTTGCCAACGATCAGGCCCGCTTCCTGTTTTATCACACGCCGGAACCGAACGTGCATTATGTGCCTCATGAAGAGTTCAGTTGCAGGGTCACCATGTTGTCCGGCCTGCCGGGCTCGGGCAAAGATACCTGGCTCGCACGGCACCGCACGGATCTGCCCGTCGTCTCGCTGGATGACGTGCGCGATGACCTGGGAGTTGAGCCAACTGATAACCAGGGAGAAGTGGCGCAACTCGCCCGGGAACGCTGCCGCGAATTGTTGCGTAACAAAGCTGATTTCGCTTTCAACGCCACCAATCTGACCCGACAGCTCCGGCAACGCTGGCTCCGGCTCTTTTCTGACTACGGTGCCCGCATCGAACTGATTTACCTGGAACCGCCGCTGGAAACGATATTGAAACAGAATCACCAGCGTGCCCAGCCGGTCCCGGAACAAGTCATACGCCGCCTGGCAGAAAAAGTCGAACCTCCCACACTGACAGAGGCTCATACAGTAGATTATCCGCAATGA
- a CDS encoding 3' terminal RNA ribose 2'-O-methyltransferase Hen1 → MLLSITTTHEPASDLSYLLHKHPDRFQSFNLSFGNAHVFYPTVSEEQCTACLLLDVDPVGMVRGKGRQQSFLLDQYVNDRPYVASSFMSVALSQVLGSALNGRCKDRPELVSTPIPLTVQIAVLPVRGGEELIREIFEPLGYEVAIESYPLDELFPDWGESPCYSVSLTGTKTLSELLNHLYVLIPVFDNRKHYFVGENELEKLLEKGAGWLADHPLKEQISRRYLKFKPSLYLTALARLVEETEPENTEPDKETEETAEDLPDKTVPLNQQRLGSVMAALRACGAQSVLDLGCGEGKLLRELLADRQFEKIVGLDVSVRSLEIASKRLKLKRLPERQAQRIKLLHGSLTYRDRRLERFDAAALVEVIEHLDPPRLAALERMLFEFARPKTIVITTPNKEYNVMWETLPAGQVRHVDHRFEWTRSEFQTWATGMADQFGYAVRFLPVGPEDKAVGAPTQMGVFERNE, encoded by the coding sequence GTGTTATTATCCATCACGACGACACACGAACCCGCCAGTGATCTGAGCTACCTGCTCCACAAACACCCGGACCGTTTTCAGAGCTTCAATCTGAGTTTCGGAAACGCTCACGTGTTTTACCCTACGGTTTCTGAGGAACAGTGCACCGCCTGCCTGCTGTTGGATGTGGATCCGGTGGGGATGGTCCGCGGCAAAGGACGTCAGCAGTCGTTCCTGCTCGACCAGTACGTCAATGATCGGCCCTATGTCGCGTCGTCTTTCATGAGTGTCGCTCTTTCCCAAGTCTTGGGATCCGCGCTCAACGGGCGCTGTAAGGATCGTCCTGAACTGGTCAGTACGCCGATTCCGCTCACGGTGCAGATCGCCGTCCTGCCTGTACGAGGCGGGGAAGAATTGATCCGCGAAATCTTTGAACCGCTGGGTTACGAAGTCGCCATCGAGTCTTATCCGCTGGATGAACTGTTCCCGGACTGGGGCGAGAGCCCCTGCTATTCGGTTAGTTTGACGGGGACAAAGACACTTTCAGAATTGCTCAACCATCTGTATGTGTTGATTCCGGTGTTCGATAACCGCAAACACTATTTTGTCGGCGAGAATGAACTGGAGAAGCTACTTGAAAAAGGGGCTGGCTGGCTGGCCGACCATCCATTGAAAGAACAGATCAGCCGCCGTTACCTGAAGTTTAAACCGAGCCTGTACCTCACGGCCCTGGCCCGTCTGGTCGAAGAGACCGAGCCCGAAAATACGGAACCGGATAAAGAGACTGAAGAGACAGCAGAAGACCTGCCCGACAAAACGGTTCCCCTGAATCAACAGCGACTCGGCAGCGTGATGGCCGCTCTGCGGGCCTGCGGTGCGCAAAGCGTGCTCGATCTGGGCTGCGGCGAAGGAAAACTGCTGCGCGAACTGCTGGCCGATCGACAGTTTGAAAAGATTGTCGGTCTGGATGTCTCCGTGCGTTCGCTGGAAATTGCCTCGAAGCGTCTCAAACTGAAACGACTGCCGGAGCGTCAGGCACAACGGATCAAACTGCTCCATGGTTCGCTCACCTACCGCGATCGGCGCCTGGAACGTTTCGATGCCGCGGCCCTGGTCGAAGTCATCGAACACCTCGATCCGCCCCGACTGGCGGCGCTGGAACGGATGTTGTTCGAATTCGCTCGCCCTAAAACTATTGTAATCACCACTCCGAATAAGGAATATAACGTGATGTGGGAAACCCTGCCCGCCGGTCAGGTACGGCATGTAGACCACCGGTTCGAATGGACGCGGTCTGAATTTCAGACGTGGGCCACAGGCATGGCAGATCAATTCGGTTACGCTGTCCGCTTCCTGCCCGTTGGTCCGGAAGACAAAGCAGTAGGTGCACCCACACAAATGGGAGTGTTTGAACGTAATGAGTAA